A window of the Streptomyces sp. NBC_00454 genome harbors these coding sequences:
- a CDS encoding ATP-binding protein, translating to MDEHDLFEHQTACGFYLRHNDGALALHMSTSPEHLQLMRAEVFKAVTGLGIGEETADAARLVASELVGNVVRLCGPWAPVVVQVARKGARVQVKVHDPVPDTWPVRSASAPNDAEAEAGRGLWILDVLAPGWVVEESPVGKQISCTLPALAAA from the coding sequence ATGGATGAGCACGACCTCTTCGAGCACCAGACGGCCTGCGGCTTCTATCTCCGCCACAACGACGGCGCTCTCGCGCTGCACATGAGTACGAGCCCGGAGCATCTTCAGTTGATGCGGGCCGAGGTTTTCAAGGCCGTGACCGGCTTGGGGATAGGCGAGGAGACGGCGGACGCGGCCCGGCTGGTGGCCAGCGAGCTCGTCGGAAACGTCGTCCGTCTGTGCGGGCCGTGGGCCCCGGTCGTCGTCCAGGTCGCCCGCAAGGGCGCCCGGGTGCAGGTCAAGGTCCACGACCCGGTGCCGGACACCTGGCCCGTCCGCTCGGCTTCGGCCCCCAACGATGCGGAGGCCGAGGCCGGGCGGGGGTTGTGGATCCTCGACGTCCTCGCCCCCGGCTGGGTTGTCGAGGAAAGTCCGGTCGGCAAACAGATCAGCTGCACTCTGCCCGCCCTGGCCGCCGCCTGA
- a CDS encoding deoxycytidine triphosphate deaminase codes for MILTGPAIASALEKGEITIDPYDPGRLSPNAYDWRLGDTLRICDGTLDAAAPTTYTETTIDPGGFVLQPGLLYLGVTLEKTGSEMFAQLLNGDRTVGSLGIWVHVSAPLGHQGHAIRWTLEIRAARPVRIHAGMTFGKLVFLATHGAASSYQQQPAKYAASDGIDISRLYEEIPAGRR; via the coding sequence GTGATCCTCACCGGCCCCGCCATCGCCTCCGCCCTCGAGAAGGGTGAGATCACCATCGACCCCTACGACCCGGGCCGGCTCTCCCCGAACGCCTACGACTGGCGGCTCGGCGACACCTTGCGGATCTGCGACGGCACTCTGGACGCCGCCGCCCCCACCACGTACACCGAGACCACCATCGACCCAGGCGGCTTCGTGCTCCAGCCCGGCCTGCTCTATCTCGGCGTCACCCTGGAAAAGACCGGCTCCGAGATGTTCGCGCAGTTGCTCAACGGAGACCGCACCGTCGGCTCGCTCGGTATCTGGGTCCATGTCTCGGCCCCGCTCGGCCACCAGGGACACGCGATCCGCTGGACCCTGGAGATCCGGGCCGCCCGCCCGGTCCGCATCCACGCGGGCATGACCTTCGGCAAGCTCGTCTTCCTCGCCACCCACGGCGCCGCCTCCAGCTACCAGCAGCAGCCGGCCAAGTACGCCGCCAGCGACGGCATCGACATCTCCCGCCTCTACGAGGAAATCCCGGCAGGCCGCCGGTGA
- a CDS encoding glycosyltransferase family 4 protein, protein MVATCLDLPAGSPGGSVELFLDLYTGAEPLIPARAFMLAPPGARPPARPGLDLLEVAGKALEGRALTLYVTSLRRALRAAIDPDQIGVLHLHHLAFGATPALLRALPGPARIALVHGTDLLFAEAHRDQLQILRETARAADTIVVPTTAMADRLLELAPKTQRHKIEHIPWGIPDHLITHRPARPARSRGHLRLLYAGRLTPEKGGDALVRSLSGSPGIELSIAAPRTQFQALAPKLRQAGIRARYLGWLHRPQLWKAFAEHDLLLMPSTTLEAMGLVALEAQACGLPVLYQPVPGLTEALGATAEATNFTQPGAVARDLHRLRTSPTMLNAYREAGYANAARYPLNAMARSLHQLGRQLA, encoded by the coding sequence ATGGTCGCCACCTGCCTCGACCTGCCCGCCGGAAGCCCCGGCGGCAGCGTCGAACTCTTCCTCGACCTCTACACCGGCGCCGAACCGCTCATCCCGGCCCGTGCCTTCATGCTCGCGCCCCCCGGAGCCCGCCCACCGGCACGGCCCGGCCTGGACCTCCTGGAAGTGGCCGGCAAAGCTCTCGAAGGCCGGGCCCTGACCCTCTACGTCACCTCGCTGCGAAGAGCCCTACGGGCGGCCATCGACCCTGATCAGATCGGTGTCCTGCACCTGCACCACCTCGCCTTCGGCGCCACACCGGCCTTGCTGCGGGCCCTGCCCGGCCCGGCCCGCATCGCCCTGGTCCACGGCACCGACCTGCTGTTCGCCGAAGCCCACCGCGACCAGCTGCAGATCCTCCGCGAGACCGCCCGTGCCGCCGACACGATCGTCGTCCCCACCACCGCGATGGCCGACCGCCTCCTCGAGCTTGCCCCAAAGACCCAGCGGCACAAGATTGAGCACATCCCCTGGGGTATCCCTGACCACCTCATCACCCACCGGCCGGCCCGGCCCGCCCGCAGCCGCGGACACCTCCGGCTCCTCTACGCGGGCCGTCTCACCCCGGAGAAGGGCGGAGACGCCCTGGTCAGGTCCCTGTCCGGATCCCCCGGCATCGAACTGAGCATCGCCGCCCCCCGCACCCAGTTCCAGGCCCTGGCTCCCAAGCTCCGACAGGCCGGGATCCGGGCCCGCTACCTCGGCTGGCTCCACCGCCCCCAACTGTGGAAAGCCTTCGCCGAACACGACCTCCTCCTCATGCCCTCAACCACCCTCGAAGCCATGGGCCTGGTCGCACTCGAAGCCCAAGCCTGTGGCCTACCCGTCCTCTACCAGCCCGTTCCCGGCCTCACCGAAGCCCTCGGCGCCACCGCCGAGGCCACCAACTTCACCCAGCCCGGCGCCGTCGCACGAGACCTTCACCGGCTCAGAACCAGCCCGACCATGCTCAACGCCTACCGCGAAGCCGGATACGCCAACGCCGCCCGCTACCCCCTGAACGCAATGGCCCGTTCCCTGCATCAGCTCGGACGCCAACTCGCCTGA
- a CDS encoding type II secretion system F family protein, which translates to MDGLAIHRLGTAGCLAAAALWTASAVTARMRERAARRRLTALLAPDPAPRRPPLCGPRLRGAAAAWAGPVGALFAAWVLIGGLGGAVAGCAAAFGVRWWQARSRPPAGVDPREVERQLPFAADLLAACLAAGAGPVDAAEVVGDSLGGPVGERLATAGAELRLGGEPGAAWGRLAEIPGARALAESLERSARTGAPAAEPVSRLAAMLRADRARQAGARAQRAAVLVTAPVGLCFLPAFLAIGVAPVVIGMASGLLSGS; encoded by the coding sequence ATGGACGGACTCGCGATCCACAGGCTGGGGACGGCCGGGTGCCTCGCGGCGGCGGCCCTGTGGACGGCATCGGCGGTGACGGCACGCATGCGGGAGCGGGCGGCCCGGCGCAGACTCACGGCCCTGCTCGCGCCGGACCCGGCGCCGCGGCGGCCACCACTGTGCGGACCCCGGCTGCGAGGAGCGGCGGCGGCCTGGGCCGGGCCGGTCGGGGCGCTGTTCGCGGCCTGGGTGCTGATCGGTGGGCTCGGGGGCGCTGTGGCCGGCTGCGCGGCGGCCTTCGGGGTCCGGTGGTGGCAGGCGCGCAGCCGGCCGCCCGCCGGGGTGGACCCGAGGGAGGTGGAGCGTCAGCTGCCCTTCGCCGCCGACCTGTTGGCGGCCTGCCTGGCGGCCGGAGCCGGGCCGGTGGACGCCGCCGAGGTGGTGGGGGACTCGCTGGGCGGCCCGGTGGGGGAGCGGCTGGCGACCGCCGGGGCCGAGCTGCGGCTCGGCGGCGAACCGGGAGCCGCGTGGGGGAGGTTGGCGGAGATACCGGGCGCCCGCGCCCTGGCCGAATCCCTGGAGCGCTCGGCCCGTACGGGGGCTCCCGCGGCCGAACCGGTCTCCCGGCTCGCGGCGATGCTCCGGGCGGACCGGGCGCGGCAGGCGGGAGCCCGGGCGCAGCGGGCGGCGGTCCTGGTCACCGCGCCGGTGGGGCTGTGTTTCCTCCCCGCTTTCCTCGCCATCGGAGTGGCTCCCGTGGTGATCGGCATGGCTTCCGGTCTTCTCTCCGGCAGCTGA
- a CDS encoding serine hydrolase domain-containing protein — protein MIDLDRIETLLAQGVCDKVYPGAVWAVGNAAGTLASGATGVLDPDRSDLHMQADTVFDAASLTKILAVWASIGALWEDSVLDLERPLGAFWSEVTGHPLGQVSARQLLTHTAGLPLRAQLKSLYGTDPKAIRDGVLHEALHRPPGEAVEYTDRAALVLGYLAEHLSGLSLDRLAAVRTWQPLGMESTRFGPLPSEITARCAPTETDENTGLHLKGVAHDFSARLLDGVCGIAGVFTIIDDLAVFLRYMLDAATAPAAAGFGTEWTLASLTVQTGSLEPVRGLFWHPAPGTTDDEDVWVHYGFTGTGMWVSPNLDRWAVLLTNKIYYTRERQPLTDIRNGFRALAFR, from the coding sequence ATGATCGACCTCGACCGCATCGAGACGCTGCTGGCCCAAGGGGTCTGCGACAAGGTCTATCCCGGCGCCGTGTGGGCCGTCGGTAACGCTGCGGGCACACTGGCCAGCGGCGCAACCGGTGTCCTGGACCCCGATCGGTCTGACCTGCACATGCAGGCGGACACCGTCTTCGACGCCGCCAGCCTCACCAAGATCCTCGCCGTCTGGGCGTCCATCGGAGCCCTGTGGGAGGACAGCGTCCTCGACCTCGAGCGGCCTCTCGGCGCCTTCTGGTCCGAGGTGACCGGCCACCCGCTCGGGCAGGTGTCCGCCCGACAGCTGCTGACGCACACCGCGGGGCTCCCGCTGCGGGCCCAGCTCAAGAGCCTCTACGGCACCGACCCGAAGGCGATCCGGGACGGCGTCCTGCACGAAGCTCTCCACCGGCCTCCGGGCGAGGCGGTCGAGTACACCGACCGGGCCGCCCTGGTCCTCGGCTACCTCGCCGAACACCTCTCCGGCCTGAGCCTCGACCGGCTGGCCGCCGTCCGGACCTGGCAGCCGCTGGGCATGGAATCCACCCGCTTCGGGCCCCTGCCCTCCGAGATCACCGCTCGCTGTGCGCCGACCGAGACCGACGAAAACACCGGCCTCCACCTCAAAGGCGTCGCCCACGACTTCTCCGCCCGCCTCCTCGACGGCGTGTGCGGCATCGCCGGCGTCTTCACCATCATCGACGACCTCGCCGTCTTCCTCAGGTACATGCTGGACGCGGCTACAGCCCCCGCTGCCGCCGGTTTCGGTACGGAGTGGACCCTTGCCTCACTGACTGTCCAGACCGGGTCTCTGGAGCCCGTACGCGGGCTCTTCTGGCACCCGGCCCCGGGCACCACCGACGATGAGGACGTGTGGGTGCACTACGGCTTCACCGGCACGGGTATGTGGGTCTCCCCGAATCTGGACCGGTGGGCGGTCCTGCTGACCAACAAGATCTACTACACGCGTGAGCGTCAGCCGCTAACCGACATCCGCAACGGCTTCCGCGCGCTGGCCTTCCGGTAG
- a CDS encoding helix-turn-helix transcriptional regulator has protein sequence MAWKRNAVPKSIYRRQLATRLSELRAESGKTMSEVAEIIEVNQGTLSRIESGDRGTTPVLVKAMLDCYGVTDPAVREDILDLVRADQAQKQKWWRKYSAVINTTQYGGYLELEAGATSFHSYEPQLFPGLLQTDDYARQVITAMRMDLDAKQIEDLVTVRKNRQKILEGENAPKLWAVIDEAAIRRMADSPEILIPQLERLLEVEPRTNITLQLLPFKAGFHPGLYGSFMLMGFPEPNPELVWVENLTNSVYFDGPQDVGRYTEVFDHLRAAALGPLETRSRIKNMIKEL, from the coding sequence ATGGCCTGGAAGAGGAACGCTGTCCCGAAGTCCATCTACCGCCGCCAACTGGCGACGCGACTCTCCGAGTTGCGCGCGGAGTCGGGCAAGACGATGTCGGAGGTCGCGGAGATCATCGAGGTCAACCAAGGAACGCTGAGCCGCATCGAGAGCGGTGACCGCGGCACCACGCCTGTCCTGGTGAAGGCGATGCTCGACTGCTACGGGGTGACCGATCCGGCCGTCCGGGAGGACATCCTCGACCTGGTCCGCGCCGACCAGGCTCAGAAGCAGAAGTGGTGGCGCAAGTACTCGGCGGTCATCAACACCACCCAGTACGGCGGCTATCTGGAGCTAGAGGCCGGTGCGACCTCGTTCCATTCCTACGAACCTCAGCTGTTCCCGGGCTTGCTCCAGACTGACGACTACGCACGCCAGGTGATCACCGCCATGCGGATGGACCTGGACGCCAAGCAGATCGAAGACCTGGTCACCGTACGGAAGAACCGGCAGAAGATCCTCGAGGGGGAAAACGCCCCGAAGCTCTGGGCCGTCATCGACGAGGCGGCCATAAGGCGCATGGCCGACTCCCCCGAAATCCTCATCCCGCAGCTGGAGCGGCTGCTGGAGGTCGAGCCCCGCACCAACATCACGCTGCAGCTCCTACCGTTCAAGGCCGGCTTCCACCCCGGTTTGTACGGGTCGTTCATGCTCATGGGCTTCCCCGAACCCAACCCGGAGCTGGTCTGGGTGGAGAATCTGACCAACTCGGTGTACTTCGACGGGCCGCAGGACGTGGGGCGCTACACCGAGGTCTTCGACCACCTGCGGGCCGCCGCCCTGGGCCCACTGGAGACCCGCAGCCGCATCAAGAACATGATCAAGGAGCTGTAA
- a CDS encoding metallophosphoesterase: MSPRVREIQQIVATTDVHSALGQTDGMLSHLSGLRGHSLIADCGDFFEGTGYYQLGKGSLEREILTRLYDVLVPGNHGWPHYFEDDLHPITICANAVSEADGHPLFERVRIVRVQGRRVAVTAVIGPQAFNVIPADQRAGHHVTDPATALREVMLTHHHLVDAWIVLSHSGLDADMKLAAACPFIDVIFAGHCHTPTQAPSRIGDILVVKGRELGIGYAYAEPVAHGWAAAMADFPTTGPVPAALAPLAERIDSIGRQLAEDLGALAEPWTDGMLDRRNLLTHIVGRLHTGLGADAVIVNESALRATVLADRLTLEDLMAIEPFGNQLVHATVPEPFADNLQGLLEDLTHREGPMATAPTPLPDGARTVLTTNYLADTFLGGRTHQAGIRLTDAVLHTLTEETL, encoded by the coding sequence ATGAGCCCCAGGGTCCGCGAGATCCAGCAGATCGTCGCCACCACCGATGTCCACTCCGCCCTCGGCCAGACCGACGGCATGCTCTCCCACCTCAGCGGCCTGCGCGGGCATTCGCTGATCGCCGACTGCGGCGACTTCTTCGAGGGCACCGGCTACTACCAACTGGGCAAAGGCAGCCTCGAGCGGGAGATCCTCACCCGGCTCTACGACGTCCTGGTCCCCGGGAACCATGGCTGGCCCCACTACTTCGAGGACGACCTCCACCCGATCACCATCTGCGCGAACGCGGTCAGCGAGGCGGACGGTCACCCCCTGTTCGAGCGGGTGCGGATCGTTCGGGTCCAGGGCCGCCGGGTCGCGGTCACCGCGGTCATCGGACCGCAGGCGTTCAACGTCATCCCCGCCGACCAGCGGGCCGGCCACCACGTCACCGACCCCGCCACAGCCCTGCGGGAGGTGATGCTCACCCACCACCACCTGGTCGACGCCTGGATCGTACTGTCCCACTCCGGGCTGGACGCGGACATGAAACTGGCCGCGGCCTGCCCGTTCATCGACGTCATCTTCGCCGGACACTGCCACACCCCCACCCAGGCGCCCTCCCGGATCGGCGATATCCTCGTCGTCAAAGGCCGCGAACTCGGCATCGGATACGCGTACGCCGAACCCGTCGCCCACGGCTGGGCCGCCGCCATGGCCGACTTCCCCACCACCGGACCGGTGCCCGCCGCTCTCGCCCCTCTCGCGGAACGGATCGACTCCATCGGTCGGCAGCTGGCCGAGGATCTCGGCGCGCTCGCCGAACCCTGGACCGACGGCATGCTCGACCGCCGCAACCTGCTGACCCACATCGTCGGCCGCCTGCACACCGGGCTCGGCGCCGACGCGGTCATCGTCAACGAGAGCGCCCTCCGCGCCACCGTTCTCGCCGACCGCCTCACCCTCGAAGACCTGATGGCGATCGAGCCGTTCGGCAATCAGCTCGTCCACGCCACCGTGCCCGAGCCGTTCGCCGACAACCTTCAGGGTCTCCTCGAGGACCTGACCCACCGCGAAGGCCCCATGGCCACCGCCCCCACCCCGCTGCCGGACGGCGCCCGCACCGTGCTGACCACGAACTACCTGGCCGACACCTTCCTCGGCGGACGCACCCACCAGGCCGGTATCCGCCTCACCGACGCCGTCCTCCACACCCTGACCGAGGAGACGCTGTGA
- a CDS encoding SAM-dependent methyltransferase — translation MPDKKRVDLTVPSAARMYDWLLGGSNNFEVDKAACELLLKAAPTTKALALNNRWFLERAVRALAEEYGIRQFIDFGSGLPTQNNVHQIAQAIDPSSRVCYVDNDPVVLGYGKSLLDENDRTGIIGSDMVDTEFIFEHPDFERLIDLEEPVAALFVSVLHCLPDDAKPDELVRRVIAKLRPGSFVVICHLVSDSSRLRGQVTDLMLELTHDNWGRVREKSDVHGYFEGLDVKEPGLIDVTDWRPDSELRQRQRSIEWTEYGGLAEIP, via the coding sequence TTGCCGGACAAGAAGCGTGTTGATCTGACCGTTCCGAGCGCCGCCAGAATGTATGACTGGCTGCTTGGCGGGAGCAACAACTTCGAGGTGGACAAGGCGGCCTGCGAGCTGCTGCTGAAGGCGGCGCCGACGACCAAGGCGCTGGCACTGAACAACAGGTGGTTCCTGGAGCGGGCGGTGCGTGCGCTGGCCGAGGAGTACGGGATCCGGCAGTTCATCGACTTCGGCTCCGGGCTGCCGACCCAGAACAACGTCCATCAGATCGCGCAGGCGATCGACCCCTCGTCCAGGGTCTGTTACGTGGACAACGACCCGGTAGTACTGGGGTACGGGAAGTCCCTGCTGGACGAGAACGACCGGACGGGCATCATCGGCTCCGACATGGTGGACACGGAGTTCATCTTCGAGCATCCGGACTTCGAGCGTCTCATTGACCTGGAAGAACCGGTGGCAGCGCTGTTCGTCTCCGTGCTGCACTGCCTGCCGGACGATGCGAAGCCTGATGAACTCGTGCGGCGCGTCATCGCCAAGCTGAGGCCCGGAAGTTTCGTGGTGATCTGCCACCTGGTCAGCGATAGCTCGCGGCTGCGGGGCCAGGTGACGGATCTCATGCTGGAACTCACTCACGACAACTGGGGTCGTGTTCGGGAGAAGAGCGACGTGCACGGCTACTTCGAGGGACTCGACGTGAAGGAGCCGGGACTGATCGACGTCACCGACTGGAGGCCCGACTCCGAACTGCGCCAGCGGCAACGCAGCATCGAATGGACCGAGTACGGCGGGCTCGCGGAGATCCCCTAG
- a CDS encoding helix-turn-helix domain-containing protein: MLGVDLRSLRGKTPAKVAAKAINASVSKISRLERAESPPDIRDVRVLAHSYGVSPEAIEALERLTARALEPEWFQDRFNDCTAQWLRRLFGLESQASELFNYESGVVSGLLQTMEYAREVIRTGLHDRDRDEVDRRVALREERQNRVFGQAEPPRVTFLMDEAVLRRRAGSNQVMAGQMRKLLEMSDLPDVSIRFVLEDNAIAANAASAGSGSMTHLKFGVGGPPDMVYLEGYEEASYCTKEDDLERHVQLLLRLSAEAAASRAASRRMLIAAIERFTV, from the coding sequence ATGCTCGGCGTCGACCTCCGAAGCTTGCGCGGCAAGACACCCGCGAAGGTCGCCGCAAAGGCGATCAACGCTTCTGTATCCAAGATCTCCCGCCTGGAGAGGGCGGAAAGCCCGCCCGACATCCGGGATGTCCGCGTGCTGGCGCACAGCTACGGAGTGTCCCCCGAAGCCATCGAGGCGCTGGAGCGGCTCACCGCCCGCGCCCTGGAACCGGAGTGGTTCCAGGATCGCTTCAACGACTGCACCGCCCAGTGGCTCCGCCGGCTCTTCGGCCTGGAGAGCCAAGCCAGCGAGCTCTTCAACTACGAGTCCGGCGTCGTCTCCGGTCTCCTTCAGACCATGGAGTACGCCCGGGAAGTCATCCGTACCGGACTGCACGACCGCGACCGCGATGAGGTCGACCGCAGGGTCGCCCTGCGGGAGGAGCGTCAGAACCGCGTGTTCGGGCAGGCCGAGCCCCCGCGAGTGACCTTCCTGATGGACGAGGCCGTCCTTCGGCGCCGCGCCGGCAGCAACCAGGTCATGGCCGGGCAGATGCGCAAACTGCTGGAGATGTCCGACCTGCCCGACGTCAGCATCCGCTTCGTGCTGGAAGACAACGCCATCGCGGCGAACGCCGCGTCCGCCGGCTCAGGCTCGATGACCCACCTCAAGTTCGGCGTCGGCGGACCGCCGGACATGGTGTACCTGGAAGGGTACGAAGAGGCGAGCTACTGCACCAAGGAAGACGACCTGGAGCGGCACGTCCAGTTGCTGCTGCGTCTCAGCGCGGAAGCCGCCGCTTCACGGGCGGCGAGCCGCCGGATGCTGATCGCAGCCATCGAGCGGTTCACCGTGTAG
- a CDS encoding UDP-N-acetylglucosamine 1-carboxyvinyltransferase, with product MTLAQLRTIRADAVTVRPGRPLSGTVRVDGSKNAALPLLAAAASLGRTVHLAGLPASADVQLMLNLFEQCGYRVTHPVLEPASAVVMPRPGAIPAPVMADAARIRASYYLVVPLLAAGGQATLPWPGGCRIGDRGMELHFRVYEAFGDSVAIDDDGYRVTAAKTVPDTVVIELPFRSRGASIAAILRSVAAGSRLELGNPNLSPETVSVLTALRSSGWETDQNEDKITLVPPRGGLNDPASWTVPGDKIEAGTLACAIAATGGEGRIEGVTGSDLTPLMALLDQAGIPATLGPDSVTIHRSTQLSGLPLRAVASLSPGGLDADFEPGLIALALGLPGTHLFADAINPGRHGNLIPELARLGAKIEENSPTECRLTGPQRLTGTQVEATDIRTGSALVIAGLTARGTTTVTGLGQLQRGHADLPAKLRQLGADITEVPR from the coding sequence ATGACCCTCGCCCAGCTGCGGACGATCCGCGCTGATGCCGTCACCGTCCGGCCCGGCCGTCCCCTGTCGGGCACGGTGCGGGTGGACGGCTCGAAGAACGCCGCCCTGCCGCTGCTTGCCGCCGCCGCGTCGCTCGGCCGCACCGTGCACCTCGCCGGCCTCCCGGCCAGCGCGGACGTCCAGCTGATGCTGAACCTCTTCGAGCAGTGCGGCTACCGCGTCACCCACCCGGTCCTCGAGCCCGCCTCCGCCGTCGTGATGCCCCGGCCCGGCGCTATCCCCGCCCCGGTCATGGCGGACGCGGCCCGCATCCGGGCCTCGTACTACCTGGTCGTCCCACTGCTGGCCGCCGGCGGGCAGGCCACGCTGCCGTGGCCGGGCGGCTGCCGGATCGGCGACCGCGGGATGGAACTGCACTTCCGCGTCTACGAGGCATTCGGCGACTCCGTGGCCATCGACGACGACGGATACCGCGTCACAGCCGCCAAGACCGTGCCGGACACCGTCGTGATCGAGCTGCCCTTCCGCTCACGAGGTGCGAGCATCGCGGCCATCCTGCGATCCGTCGCGGCGGGCAGCCGCCTGGAACTAGGCAACCCGAACCTGTCCCCGGAGACCGTCAGCGTCCTGACCGCCTTACGGTCCAGCGGCTGGGAAACCGACCAGAACGAGGACAAGATCACCCTGGTCCCGCCTCGAGGCGGCCTGAACGACCCCGCTTCCTGGACGGTGCCAGGTGACAAGATCGAAGCCGGGACGCTGGCCTGCGCGATCGCGGCCACCGGCGGCGAGGGCCGCATCGAAGGCGTCACCGGCAGCGACCTGACACCCCTGATGGCCTTGCTGGACCAAGCCGGCATCCCCGCCACCCTCGGCCCCGACAGCGTGACCATTCACCGCTCCACCCAGCTCAGCGGCCTGCCACTGCGGGCAGTCGCCTCCCTCTCCCCGGGCGGCCTGGACGCCGACTTCGAGCCCGGCCTCATCGCCCTGGCTCTGGGCCTGCCCGGCACCCACCTGTTCGCCGACGCCATCAACCCCGGCCGACACGGCAACCTCATCCCGGAACTGGCCCGCCTTGGCGCCAAGATCGAAGAGAACTCGCCCACCGAGTGCCGCCTGACCGGCCCACAGCGGCTGACCGGCACCCAGGTGGAGGCCACTGACATCCGTACCGGCTCCGCTCTCGTCATCGCCGGCCTCACCGCCCGCGGCACCACCACCGTCACCGGCCTCGGCCAGCTGCAACGCGGCCACGCCGACCTCCCCGCCAAACTCCGGCAGTTGGGCGCCGACATCACCGAGGTCCCCCGATGA
- the dcd gene encoding dCTP deaminase, whose amino-acid sequence MILTGPEITQAAADGRLRIRPFAADQVNPNSYNVSLGNRLITYTGDIIDAHQANPTREFTIGSEGFTLEPDELYLGHTLEEVGSDTFVPLLFGRSSVGRLGLFVEITAPIGDIGFHGQWTLMLSPIRRLHVYPGMKIGQIMFFVSTGEIDLYRGKYQTANGPQPSRYWHDLQAYGRPAVAS is encoded by the coding sequence GTGATCCTCACCGGACCCGAGATCACCCAGGCCGCCGCCGACGGCCGCTTACGCATCCGCCCCTTCGCCGCCGACCAGGTCAACCCCAACAGCTACAACGTCAGCCTCGGCAACCGCCTGATCACCTACACCGGCGACATCATCGACGCCCACCAGGCCAACCCCACCCGAGAGTTCACCATCGGCAGCGAGGGATTCACGCTGGAGCCGGACGAGCTCTACCTCGGCCACACGCTCGAGGAGGTCGGCTCCGACACCTTCGTGCCGCTCCTGTTCGGCCGCTCCTCTGTCGGCCGGCTCGGCCTGTTCGTGGAGATCACCGCCCCTATCGGTGACATCGGCTTCCACGGGCAGTGGACGCTCATGCTCTCCCCGATCCGCCGCCTTCACGTGTACCCGGGGATGAAGATCGGCCAGATCATGTTCTTCGTCTCCACCGGCGAGATCGACCTCTACCGCGGCAAGTACCAGACCGCGAACGGCCCCCAGCCCTCCCGCTACTGGCACGACCTCCAGGCGTACGGCCGTCCGGCGGTGGCCTCGTGA
- a CDS encoding DUF397 domain-containing protein, which translates to MSNTKPHPAELDFSTVTWEKSPFSGGNDNCVEFGAVGDLVAIRDSKRPEQTPLVYTRSEIAALLAGAKSGAFDHLA; encoded by the coding sequence GTGAGCAACACCAAGCCCCACCCCGCCGAGCTGGACTTCTCCACGGTCACCTGGGAGAAGAGCCCGTTCAGCGGGGGCAACGACAACTGCGTCGAGTTCGGCGCGGTCGGCGACCTCGTCGCGATCCGCGACTCCAAGCGGCCCGAGCAGACCCCGCTCGTCTACACCCGCAGCGAGATCGCGGCCCTCCTGGCGGGCGCGAAGTCCGGAGCCTTCGACCACCTTGCGTGA
- a CDS encoding DUF397 domain-containing protein has protein sequence MENYRNGTPASSFRAVWTKSQKSAANGQCIELAPLEEGLIALRNSRDPDGPALLFTTEELDAFLDGAKKGEFDQLAAN, from the coding sequence GTGGAGAATTATAGAAACGGAACCCCGGCCAGCTCTTTTCGTGCAGTATGGACAAAGAGTCAGAAGAGCGCGGCGAACGGCCAGTGCATCGAGCTGGCGCCGCTCGAGGAAGGCCTGATCGCACTGCGTAACTCGAGGGACCCGGACGGTCCGGCATTACTCTTCACAACCGAAGAGCTCGACGCCTTCCTGGACGGCGCCAAGAAAGGCGAGTTCGACCAGCTGGCAGCGAACTAA